Proteins co-encoded in one Neofelis nebulosa isolate mNeoNeb1 chromosome 2, mNeoNeb1.pri, whole genome shotgun sequence genomic window:
- the LOC131503615 gene encoding small integral membrane protein 15-like translates to MFDIKAWAEYVVEWAAKDPYGFLTTVILAFTPLFLASAILSWKLAKMIEAREKEQKKKQKRQENIARAKRLKKD, encoded by the coding sequence ATGTTTGATATAAAGGCTTGGGCTGAGTATGTTGTGGAATGGGCTGCAAAGGACCCATATGGCTTCCTTACAACGGTTATTTTGGCCTTTACTCCATTGTTTCTAGCAAGTGCTATACTGTCCTGGAAATTGGCCAAGATGATTGAAGCcagggaaaaggaacaaaagaagaaacaaaaacgtCAAGAAAATATTGCAAGAGCTAAACGACTAAAGAAGGATTGA